A genomic stretch from Thermomonospora umbrina includes:
- the mtnA gene encoding S-methyl-5-thioribose-1-phosphate isomerase, with translation MDEELRAIAWTGDTLTLIDQTVLPDRLEHLEVREVDVLVDAVRRLVVRGAPALGVAGAYGVVLAMLQAGREGWDRATLEAAVDRVREARPTAVNLAVGVDRVRPLIDAGVEAAAAEAGRVLEEDVAANRALGAHGADWILARVARRPLRILTHCNAGALATAGWGTALGVVRELHARGLVETVYVDETRPLLQGSRLTAWELAREGVPHRVQIDGAAPSTVLRGLVDVAIVGADRIAANGDTANKIGTVGVALACADAGIPFVVAAPWSTVDRATATGADIPIELRDDAEVLGRQGSRTAPAASRGFNPAFDVTPARLVDALVTESGVLEPARGRVPGA, from the coding sequence GTGGACGAGGAACTGCGGGCGATCGCGTGGACGGGCGACACGCTCACGCTGATCGACCAGACCGTGCTGCCGGACCGGCTGGAGCACCTGGAGGTCCGCGAGGTGGACGTCCTGGTGGACGCCGTCCGGCGGCTGGTGGTCCGCGGCGCCCCGGCGCTCGGCGTGGCGGGCGCGTACGGGGTCGTCCTCGCGATGCTCCAGGCGGGCCGCGAGGGCTGGGACCGGGCGACCCTGGAGGCGGCGGTCGACCGCGTCCGGGAGGCCCGCCCCACCGCCGTCAACCTGGCCGTCGGGGTCGACCGCGTCCGCCCCCTCATCGATGCCGGCGTCGAGGCGGCGGCGGCCGAGGCCGGGCGGGTGCTGGAGGAGGACGTGGCGGCGAACCGGGCGCTCGGGGCGCACGGCGCGGATTGGATCCTGGCCCGGGTCGCCCGGCGTCCCCTGCGGATCCTCACGCACTGCAACGCCGGCGCGCTGGCGACCGCCGGCTGGGGCACCGCGCTGGGCGTCGTCCGCGAGCTGCACGCCCGAGGGCTGGTGGAGACGGTGTACGTCGACGAGACCCGACCGCTGCTGCAGGGGTCCCGGCTGACCGCCTGGGAGCTGGCGCGCGAGGGCGTGCCGCACCGCGTGCAGATCGACGGGGCCGCGCCGAGCACCGTGCTGCGGGGCCTGGTGGACGTGGCGATCGTCGGCGCCGACCGGATCGCGGCCAACGGCGACACGGCCAACAAGATCGGCACCGTGGGCGTGGCGCTGGCCTGCGCCGACGCGGGGATCCCGTTCGTGGTGGCGGCCCCGTGGAGCACCGTGGACCGGGCCACGGCCACCGGCGCGGACATCCCGATCGAGCTGCGCGACGACGCCGAGGTCCTCGGCCGGCAGGGCTCCCGGACGGCGCCGGCGGCCTCGCGGGGCTTCAACCCGGCCTTCGACGTGACCCCGGCCCGGCTGGTCGACGCGCTGGTCACCGAGTCGGGGGTGCTGGAGCCCGCCCGCGGTCGCGTCCCCGGGGCCT